A window of the Hevea brasiliensis isolate MT/VB/25A 57/8 chromosome 6, ASM3005281v1, whole genome shotgun sequence genome harbors these coding sequences:
- the LOC110660242 gene encoding transcription factor MYB59 isoform X1 → MKMVQDEIRKGPWTEQEDILLINFVHLFGDRRWDSIAKVSGLNRTGKGCRLRWVNYLHPGLKRGKMTPQEERLVLELHAKWGNRWSRIARKLPGRTDNEIKNYWRTHMRKKAQERKRAMSPSLSSSDSSATSTITTQNSSPSLETGEASFYDTGGPESSPSGGKISEAVQGGEEGYSISMDDIWKDIENTIEPVFDGFSEQGCNFSCPSIASPSWEYCPDTLWTMDEEEGKMFLPYECGTVFLTG, encoded by the exons atgaaaatggtgCAAGATGAAATCAGAAAGGGTCCATGGACTGAACAGGAAGACATTCTCCTGATCAACTTTGTGCACCTGTTTGGAGATCGACGATGGGATTCTATTGCTAAAGTTTCAG GTTTGAACAGAACTGGAAAGGGTTGCAGGTTGCGATGGGTTAACTATCTGCACCCTGGACTCAAAAGGGGGAAGATGACACCCCAAGAAGAGAGACTTGTGTTGGAACTTCACGCCAAATGGGGAAATAG ATGGTCAAGAATTGCTCGCAAATTACCTGGGCGAACAGATAATGAGATAAAAAACTATTGGAggactcatatgaggaagaaggcTCAAGAAAGGAAGAGGGCTATGTCACCATCATTGTCATCTTCCGACAGCTCCGCAACATCAACTATTACTACACAGAATTCATCACCTTCCCTGGAGACTGGAGAAGCAAGCTTTTATGATACAGGGGGGCCTGAATCATCACCTTCAGGAGGAAAAATTAGTGAGGCGGTGCAAGGAGGTGAAGAGGGGTACTCTATCTCTATGGATGATATATGGAAAGATATTGAAAACACTATTGAACCAGTTTTTGATGGGTTTAGTGAACAAGGTTGCAATTTCTCTTGTCCTTCAATTGCATCTCCCTCATGGGAGTATTGCCCAGACACACTCTGGACGATGGATGAAGAGGAGGGTAAGATGTTTCTTCCTTATGAGTGCGGGACAGTGTTTTTAACAGGCTAA
- the LOC110660242 gene encoding transcription factor MYB48 isoform X2: MTPQEERLVLELHAKWGNRWSRIARKLPGRTDNEIKNYWRTHMRKKAQERKRAMSPSLSSSDSSATSTITTQNSSPSLETGEASFYDTGGPESSPSGGKISEAVQGGEEGYSISMDDIWKDIENTIEPVFDGFSEQGCNFSCPSIASPSWEYCPDTLWTMDEEEGKMFLPYECGTVFLTG, encoded by the exons ATGACACCCCAAGAAGAGAGACTTGTGTTGGAACTTCACGCCAAATGGGGAAATAG ATGGTCAAGAATTGCTCGCAAATTACCTGGGCGAACAGATAATGAGATAAAAAACTATTGGAggactcatatgaggaagaaggcTCAAGAAAGGAAGAGGGCTATGTCACCATCATTGTCATCTTCCGACAGCTCCGCAACATCAACTATTACTACACAGAATTCATCACCTTCCCTGGAGACTGGAGAAGCAAGCTTTTATGATACAGGGGGGCCTGAATCATCACCTTCAGGAGGAAAAATTAGTGAGGCGGTGCAAGGAGGTGAAGAGGGGTACTCTATCTCTATGGATGATATATGGAAAGATATTGAAAACACTATTGAACCAGTTTTTGATGGGTTTAGTGAACAAGGTTGCAATTTCTCTTGTCCTTCAATTGCATCTCCCTCATGGGAGTATTGCCCAGACACACTCTGGACGATGGATGAAGAGGAGGGTAAGATGTTTCTTCCTTATGAGTGCGGGACAGTGTTTTTAACAGGCTAA
- the LOC110660245 gene encoding protein SOSEKI 5, with product MAVSSRARNTELLQIPRKFKDRETTPERTRVCVEPKPKKDTERKVPVVYYLSRNGHLEHPHFMEVPLSSTEGLYLRDVINRLNILRGKGMASLYSWSSKRSYKNGFVWHDLAENDFIYPAHGHEYVLKGSELLDPSININKPLLLETTSSSRSLKPPEIHKSSSSEDSDFPVITRRRNQSWSSIDLNEYQVYKTEPFSESTRKLAADASTQTDDKRRKRPEKQEEEIEELPEEKSPEPEANREEIEISPPQSDSSPETLESLMKANGRLILSTGNKNEENLNRTVDNSGRMKASSVLMQLISCGSISFRDCGATAVKEQGFSLIGHYKGRLPRVGGNREGTLKDFTNFGGVRLEDKEYFSGSLIETKREEVSALKRSNSYDADRSSQLQLAGQEEEGERIKCIPRKPKAMPTKKESNISVSGERNANNQLGSKRFEIQQVESEAK from the exons ATGGCGGTCAGTTCTAGAGCAAGAAACACAGAGTTGCTTCAGATTCCCAGGAAGTTCAAGGACAGAGAAACCACTCCTGAGAGAACCAGAGTCTGTGTTGAACCTAAACCCAAAAAGGATACTGAGAGAAAAGTCCCTGTTGTTTATTATCTTTCTAGAAATGGCCACCTTGAGCATCCCCATTTCATGGAGGTCCCTCTCTCTTCCACCGAAGGTCTCTACCTCAGAG ATGTCATCAACCGCTTGAACATCCTTCGAGGTAAAGGCATGGCTAGCCTCTACTCATGGTCctctaaaag GAGCTACAAGAACGGCTTCGTTTGGCACGACTTGGCCGAAAACGATTTCATCTATCCAGCCCACGGCCATGAGTACGTTCTCAAAGGATCGGAGCTTCTTGATCCTTCTATAAACATTAACAAACCTCTCCTCCTCGAAACTACGTCGTCTTCCAGATCCCTGAAACCGCCAGAGATTCACAAGTCATCGTCCAGTGAGGATTCGGATTTTCCTGTGATCACGCGGCGAAGAAACCAATCCTGGAGTTCCATTGATCTTAATGAGTATCAGGTTTATAAAACTGAGCCATTCTCCGAGTCGACTCGGAAACTCGCCGCTGACGCTTCAACTCAGACTGATGACAAGAGGAGGAAAAGGCCAGAAAAGCaagaagaggaaattgaagaattgCCAGAAGAGAAAAGTCCAGAACCGGAGGCGAACAGAGAAGAAATTGAGATCTCACCTCCGCAGTCGGATTCTAGCCCCGAGACATTAGAGTCTTTGATGAAGGCTAATGGGCGATTGATATTAAGCACCGGGAACAAAAATGAGGAGAATTTGAATCGGACGGTGGACAACAGTGGGAGGATGAAAGCGTCGTCTGTACTGATGCAGCTGATTTCTTGCGGTTCTATCTCATTTAGGGACTGCGGAGCCACAGCGGTGAAGGAGCAGGGTTTTTCGTTGATCGGACACTATAAAGGGAGGTTGCCACGTGTAGGAGGGAACCGGGAGGGTACATTGAAGGATTTTACGAATTTTGGAGGGGTAAGATTGGAAGACAAGGAGTATTTTAGTGGGAGCTTGATTGAGACCAAGAGAGAAGAAGTCTCCGCTTTGAAGAGGTCCAACTCCTACGATGCAGATAG GAGTTCGCAGCTGCAATTGGCTGGACAGGAAGAAGAGGGAGAACGCATCAAGTGCATACCAAGGAAACCAAAGGCAATGCCAACCAAGAAAGAGAGCAACATTAGTGTCTCTGGTGAACGTAATGCGAATAATCAACTGGGGAGCAAAAGATTCGAGATCCAGCAAGTCGAATCCGAAGCTAAATGA
- the LOC110652803 gene encoding protein ALP1-like, producing the protein MGPIRGYKKRKKIDKRTEENGSGSGSAGPVDWWDEFSKRINGFQSPSKSLDKFEQVFRITRKTFNYICSLVKEDLTAKSREFTFLNGKVLSLHDQVAVALRRLGSGDSLVTVADSFGLNHSTVSQVTWRFVEAMEESGLQHLKWPSSESEMTKIKSKFEKIRGLPNCCGVTETTHIMMLLPSSDPSSNVWLDHEKNHSMILQVVVDPEMRFLDIVTGWPGKMQDWVVFQSSNFYKLCERGERLNGKKLQLSEGSEIREYIIGDAGFPLLPYLIVPYEGQELSEPKAQFNKWHSATQMVAHRALARLKEMWRIIHGVMWRPDKHRLPRIILVCCLLHNIIIDLEDEAQDDIPLSHEHDPDYQQQICESVDIKGVYLRDKLSLYLSGRLPS; encoded by the exons ATGGGTCCTATAAGAGGGTACAAAAAGAGGAAAAAGATAGATAAAAGGACCGAAGAGAATGGTTCTGGTTCTGGGTCTGCAGGGCCTGTGGATTGGTGGGATGAGTTCTCCAAGAGGATTAATG GTTTTCAATCTCCATCAAAGAGTTTGGATAAGTTTGAACAAGTTTTCAGGATTACTCGAAAAACCTTTAATTACATATGTTCACTTGTGAAGGAAGATTTGACTGCCAAATCAAGGGAATTTACATTTCTGAATGGCAAGGTTTTATCTTTGCATGATCAGGTCGCTGTAGCTTTAAGAAGGCTGGGTTCTGGTGATTCGCTAGTGACAGTTGCTGATTCATTTGGGTTGAACCACTCAACTGTCTCCCAAGTAACCTGGCGTTTTGTGGAGGCCATGGAAGAAAGCGGGCTTCAACACCTAAAATGGCCTTCTAGTGAATCAGAAATGACAAAAATCAAATCCAAGTTCGAGAAAATACGAGGTCTGCCCAATTGTTGTGGTGTGACTGAAACCACTCACATTATGATGCTGTTACCTTCCTCAGACCCTTCAAGTAATGTGTGGCTTGATCATGAGAAGAATCACAGCATGATCTTGCAGGTAGTTGTAGACCCTGAGATGAGGTTCCTAGACATAGTTACTGGATGGCCAGGAAAAATGCAAGATTGGGTGGTGTTTCAGAGTTCAAACTTCTATAAACTTTGTGAAAGGGGAGAAAGGTTGAATGGGAAAAAACTACAGCTCTCTGAAGGATCAGAAATAAGGGAATATATAATTGGAGATGCAGGCTTTCCTCTGCTGCCTTATCTTATTGTTCCATATGAGGGGCAAGAACTGTCAGAACCAAAAGCCCAGTTCAATAAATGGCATTCTGCGACTCAGATGGTAGCCCACAGAGCATTGGCAAGGCTGAAGGAGATGTGGAGGATCATTCATGGAGTGATGTGGAGACCTGACAAACATAGGTTGCCAAGGATTATTCTAGTCTGCTGTTTGCTCCATAACATAATCATTGATTTGGAAGATGAGGCACAGGATGATATTCCTTTATCTCATGAGCATGACCCAGACTACCAACAACAGATTTGTGAATCCGTCGACATAAAAGGCGTGTATCTGAGAGACAAGCTGTCTTTATACTTGTCTGGAAGACTGCCATCATGA